A stretch of Prunus dulcis chromosome 6, ALMONDv2, whole genome shotgun sequence DNA encodes these proteins:
- the LOC117630166 gene encoding putative pentatricopeptide repeat-containing protein At1g12700, mitochondrial — MRNIAASSSSYCSSRRWRGMPCLHSNSTVVVVFANDYFAFLHSQPSKPIKSTRTQLEQPVRNSSKITTVEDAFNVFDRMLQMRPPPSVVRFTQILGQVAKLKHYSAVISLYNQMGVSGIGPNVYTLNILINCYCHLNQMGFSLSVLGNFFKLGLEPDVFTFTTLINGFLLENRVAEAATLLHKMMRGGNCQPNVVTYGTLVKGFCMKGNNSAAIQLLRKMEEGACKPGLVVYNTIIDSLCKDTLVDDALNLFSEMMCKGIAPDVITYNSLMNGVCKLGEWKEAARLLNEMVSKNIFPNVLTFNVLVDTLCKEGMVVEAEGVVEMMIKRDIDPDTVTYTTLMDGYCLRGEMGKAQEVFELMLSKGLVVNVVSYNTLINGYCKNKKIDEAMMLFLDMSHKGLVPSTVTYSTLLDGFCKTGRIQDAQKLFSKMQACGQLPDAQTYSILLDGLCKNRQLSRAMQLFGEMEAKKLDIDIVIYSILIEGLCIAGKIESARDLFCGLSSKGLQPDVRTYTIMINGLCIGGLTSEAEKLLVEMEGKGCSPNGCTYNTIIRGLISNKETSRAMVFIQQMVEKGLSADASTTELIVQLLS, encoded by the coding sequence ATGCGGAATAtagctgcttcttcttcttcttattgcAGCAGCAGGAGATGGAGAGGTATGCCTTGTCTTCACTCTAACTCcactgttgttgttgttttcgCCAACGATTACTTTGCTTTCCTTCACTCTCAACCTTCTAAACCAATCAAATCTACAAGAACCCAACTAGAGCAGCCAGTGAGAAACTCATCGAAAATCACAACTGTTGAGGATGCTTTCAATGTGTTTGATAGAATGCTTCAAATGCGTCCTCCGCCTTCAGTTGTTCGTTTCACTCAAATATTGGGTCAAGTTGCGAAATTGAAACATTATTCGGCCGTCATCTCCTTGTATAACCAAATGGGTGTGTCGGGAATTGGACCTAATGTTTATACTCTAAACATTCTCATAAATTGTTATTGTCATCTAAACCAAATGGGGTTTAGTTTATCTGTATTGGGAAATTTCTTCAAACTTGGTCTTGAACCAGATGTCTTTACCTTCACCACTCTAATCAACGGCTTTCTTCTTGAGAATAGAGTGGCGGAGGCGGCAACCCTTCTCCACAAGATGATGAGGGGAGGTAATTGTCAGCCTAATGTGGTTACTTATGGCACACTAGTAAAGGGCTTTTGCATGAAAGGTAACAATAGTGCCGCTATTCAGTTGCTTAGGAAGATGGAGGAAGGAGCTTGCAAGCCTGGCCTAGTTGTCTATAACACAATCATCGACAGTCTTTGTAAGGATACACTAGTTGATGATGCATTAAACCTCTTCTCAGAAATGATGTGCAAGGGTATTGCCCCAGATGTCATTACCTATAACTCTTTGATGAATGGAGTTTGCAAATTAGGCGAGTGGAAAGAAGCTGCAAGGTTGTTGAATGAAATGGTGAGTAAAAATATCTTTCCAAATGTGTTAACGTTCAACGTCTTGGTAGACACACTTTGTAAGGAGGGGATGGTCGTGGAAGCAGAAGGCGTGGTTGAAATGATGATTAAGAGAGATATTGATCCTGATACGGTTACATACACTACACTCATGGATGGTTACTGTTTGCGAGGAGAAATGGGCAAGGCACAAGAAGTTTTCGAACTAATGCTTAGCAAGGGCTTGGTGGTTAATGTTGTTAGTTACAACACATTGATAAATGGATATTGTAAGAATAAAAAGATTGATGAGGCCATGATGCTTTTTCTGGATATGTCTCATAAGGGACTGGTTCCAAGTACCGTTACTTATAGCACTCTTCTGGACGGCTTTTGCAAAACGGGCAGAATACAGGACGCACAAAAGTTGTTCTCTAAGATGCAAGCTTGTGGCCAACTTCCTGATGCTCAAACTTATTCTATTTTACTGGATGGCCTGTGTAAAAACCGACAACTTTCTAGGGCAATGCAATTGTTTGGAGAGATGGAAGCGAAGAAGTTGGATATTGATATTGTGATTTACAGTATTCTTATTGAAGGTTTGTGCATAGCTGGAAAAATTGAATCTGCAAGGGATCTCTTTTGTGGTTTATCATCAAAAGGACTTCAACCTGATGTGAGGACATACACTATAATGATTAATGGACTCTGTATCGGGGGCCTAACAAGTGAAGCGGAAAAGTTGCTGGTTGAAATGGAAGGGAAAGGCTGTTCTCCAAATGGTTGCACATATAACACAATTATCAGAGGGCTTATCAGTAACAAAGAGACATCAAGGGCGATGGTATTTATTCAacaaatggtggagaagggttTATCTGCAGATGCATCAACAACGGAGTTGATAGTTCAATTACTGTCTTAA
- the LOC117630109 gene encoding mitogen-activated protein kinase homolog NTF6-like, translating into MESEDKVKREGLPLYGGKYIQYNILGNLFEVSAKYVPPIHPVGRGAYGIVCCATNSETKEEVAIKKIGNAFDNRIDAKRTLREIKLLCHMDHDNIVKIKDIIRPAEREKFNDVYIVYELMDTDLNQIIHSSQALTDDHCQYFLYQLLRGLKYIHSANVLHRDLKPSNLLLNANCDLKICDFGLARTTSETDFMTEYVVTRWYRAPELLLNCSEYTAAIDIWSVGCIFMEIIRREPLFPGKDYVQQLSLITELLGSPDDSDLGFLRSDNARKYVKQLPHVPKQPFVQKFPNVSPLAIDLAEKMLVFDPSKRITVEEALNHPFLSSLHEINEEPVCPSPFVFDFEQATLDEEDIKELVWRESLHFNPDDMLG; encoded by the exons ATGGAGAGTGAGGATAAGGTGAAGAGAGAAGGTCTTCCTTTGTACGGAGGCAAGTACATACAGTATAACATTCTGGGTAACCTCTTTGAAGTCTCCGCCAAATATGTTCCTCCTATTCACCCTGTCGGTCGCGGTGCATACGGCATCGTTtg CTGTGCAACAAACTCTGAGACAAAAGAAGAGGTTGCAATCAAGAAGATTGGGAATGCATTTGACAATAGGATCGATGCCAAGAGGACGCTTCGAGAGATCAAGCTTCTTTGCCATATGGATCATGACAAT ATTGTCAAAATTAAGGACATCATAAGGCCAGCAGAGAGGGAAAAGTTCAATGATGTTTACATTGTATATGAACTAATGGATACTGACTTGAATCAGATAATACACTCCAGCCAGGCTTTGACAGATGATCACTGTCAG TACTTCCTGTATCAATTGCTGCGGGGATTGAAGTACATACACTCTGCAAATGTTTTGCACCGCGATCTGAAACCAAGCAACCTGCTTCTCAATGCAAATTGTGACCTTAAGATTTGTGACTTTGGGCTCGCGAGAACTACATCAGAGACAGATTTCATGACAGAATATGTTGTAACTCGTTGGTATCGAGCCCCTGAGTTACTGCTCAACTGTTCAGAATACACTGCAGCCATTGATATTTGGTCAGTAGGTTGCATTTTCATGGAGATTATTAGGAGGGAACCACTATTTCCCGGTAAAGACTATGTTCAACAGCTGAGTCTCATAACCGAG CTACTAGGTTCACCAGATGATTCAGATCTTGGATTTTTAAGAAGTGATAATGCTAGGAAGTATGTTAAGCAGCTCCCACATGTTCCAAAGCAACCCTTTGTGCAGAAATTCCCAAACGTCTCGCCACTGGCAATTGATCTTGCAGAAAAAATGCTAGTTTTTGATCCAAGCAAGCGTATAACTG TTGAGGAGGCACTAAATCATCCATTTTTATCAAGTCTTCATGAGATCAATGAGGAGCCCGTTTGCCCATCTCCTTTCGTCTTTGATTTCGAGCAGGCAACCCTGGATGAAGAAGATATAAAGGAGCTCGTATGGAGGGAGTCTCTACACTTCAACCCGGATGATATGTTGGGATAA
- the LOC117630108 gene encoding uncharacterized protein YKR070W isoform X1, with protein sequence MSLRILRKASQTQNAKQLSSSFSKFTRSFSQLSSQSKPPSFGIAFDIDGVVLRSEAPIGGSPQVFRRLYDDSGNLSIPYVFLTNGGGFTESKRALELSELLGVKISPLQVLQGHTPFKQLVNRFENELIVAVGKGEPAAVMSEYGFKNVLSIDEYASCFENIDPLAPYKKWTTKQVKEVAARDLVFSQRVQAAFIVSDSVDWSRDIQVLCDILRTGGLPGREIGHQPHLYFAHDDLAYQAAFPTERFGMGAFRIALESIFNRIHPHALEYTTFGKPNPFVFNNAELVLKQLVSALHDNLQVANQANAGSYQFQTLYMIGDNPSVDINGARQAGHPWFSILTRTGVFKGKENHAEFPADLVVDTVEEAVDFVLRKECIS encoded by the exons atgagCCTCCGAATACTGAGAAAGGCTTCGCAGACGCAAAACGCAAAGCAATTATCCTCCAGTTTCTCCAAATTCACACGATCGTTCTCGCAGCTCTCCTCACAGTCCAAACC GCCTTCCTTTGGCATTGCGTTCGACATCGACGGCGTCGTTTTACGCAGCGAAGCTCCGATCGGAGGCTCTCCTCAGGTCTTCAGAAGATTATACGACGATTCTG GTAATCTTAGCATTCCGTACGTGTTCTTGACAAATG GTGGTGGGTTTACTGAATCTAAAAGAGCCCTTGAGTTAAGTGAACTTTTGGGTGTCAAGATTTCACCTTTACAG GTTTTACAGGGCCATACACCTTTTAAGCAGTTAGTAAACAG ATTTGAGAATGAACTCATTGTTGCTGTGGGGAAAGGAGAACCTGCTGCAGTTATGTCTGAATATGGATTTAA AAATGTTCTTTCAATTGATGAGTATGCGTCCTGCTTTGAAAACATTGACCCACTAGCACCGTATAAAAAATGGACAACTAAGCAGGTTAAGGAGGTTGCTGCCAGAGACCTTGTATTCTCACAAAGAGTTCAGGCGGCGTTTATAGTTAGTGATTCTGTTGATTGGAGCAGAGACATTCAG GTCCTATGCGACATTTTAAGAACTGGTGGTCTTCCTGGTCGGGAAATAGGACACCAACCACATCTTTATTTTGCGCATGATGACCTTGCATACCAG GCTGCTTTTCCTACCGAGCGTTTTGGAATGGGAGCTTTCAGAATTGCACTAGAATCCATCTTTAATAG AATCCATCCTCATGCTCTGGAGTATACAACTTTTGGGAAACCAAATCCATTTGTATTCAATAATGCAGAACTTGTACTTAAGCAACTTGTGTCAGCTCTTCATGATAATCTTCAAGTTGCCAATCAAGCAAATGCTGGAAGTTACCAATTCCAAACACTGTATATGATAGGAGATAATCCTTCGGTTGACATCAATGGTGCACGACAG gCGGGTCATCCCTGGTTTTCTATTCTGACAAGGACTGGGGTTTTCAAGGGAAAGGAAAATCATGCCGAATTTCCAGCGGATCTG GTTGTTGACACGGTGGAAGAAGCTGTAGACTTTGTTTTGAGAAAGGAATGCATCTCCTAG
- the LOC117630108 gene encoding uncharacterized protein YKR070W isoform X2, producing MSLRILRKASQTQNAKQLSSSFSKFTRSFSQLSSQSKPPSFGIAFDIDGVVLRSEAPIGGSPQVFRRLYDDSGNLSIPYVFLTNGGGFTESKRALELSELLGVKISPLQVLQGHTPFKQLVNRFENELIVAVGKGEPAAVMSEYGFKNVLSIDEYASCFENIDPLAPYKKWTTKQVKEVAARDLVFSQRVQAAFIVSDSVDWSRDIQVLCDILRTGGLPGREIGHQPHLYFAHDDLAYQAAFPTERFGMGAFRIALESIFNRTKARMLSMMISCDELCIMLKLLVQINMQNPSSCSGVYNFWETKSICIQ from the exons atgagCCTCCGAATACTGAGAAAGGCTTCGCAGACGCAAAACGCAAAGCAATTATCCTCCAGTTTCTCCAAATTCACACGATCGTTCTCGCAGCTCTCCTCACAGTCCAAACC GCCTTCCTTTGGCATTGCGTTCGACATCGACGGCGTCGTTTTACGCAGCGAAGCTCCGATCGGAGGCTCTCCTCAGGTCTTCAGAAGATTATACGACGATTCTG GTAATCTTAGCATTCCGTACGTGTTCTTGACAAATG GTGGTGGGTTTACTGAATCTAAAAGAGCCCTTGAGTTAAGTGAACTTTTGGGTGTCAAGATTTCACCTTTACAG GTTTTACAGGGCCATACACCTTTTAAGCAGTTAGTAAACAG ATTTGAGAATGAACTCATTGTTGCTGTGGGGAAAGGAGAACCTGCTGCAGTTATGTCTGAATATGGATTTAA AAATGTTCTTTCAATTGATGAGTATGCGTCCTGCTTTGAAAACATTGACCCACTAGCACCGTATAAAAAATGGACAACTAAGCAGGTTAAGGAGGTTGCTGCCAGAGACCTTGTATTCTCACAAAGAGTTCAGGCGGCGTTTATAGTTAGTGATTCTGTTGATTGGAGCAGAGACATTCAG GTCCTATGCGACATTTTAAGAACTGGTGGTCTTCCTGGTCGGGAAATAGGACACCAACCACATCTTTATTTTGCGCATGATGACCTTGCATACCAG GCTGCTTTTCCTACCGAGCGTTTTGGAATGGGAGCTTTCAGAATTGCACTAGAATCCATCTTTAATAG GACAAAGGCAAGGATGCTGAGCATGATGATTTCATGTGATGAGTTATGCATCATGCTAAAGCTGCTAGTTCAAATTAATATGCAGAATCCATCCTCATGCTCTGGAGTATACAACTTTTGGGAAACCAAATCCATTTGTATTCAATAA